Within the Zea mays cultivar B73 chromosome 10, Zm-B73-REFERENCE-NAM-5.0, whole genome shotgun sequence genome, the region ATGAACCGCGAGACTACTTCGTCGGTGGGCCTACATGGACTTGTTGTTTTAACAGTGTAGTGTAGTTTACCATATAACCAAGAGCATTATTTCACCTTGGTAATAACTCCATATATGGACCACGTTTACCATATTTTCCATCAACTATATCACAACTCATGCACCAaccaggctattttacactcggcaaaggatttgccgagtgtaacactcggcaaagaacactcggcaaagatttcatcggcaaagggttctttgctgagtgctttttttcggacactcggcaaagactttgccgagtgtcaaaaagcactcggcaaagaaaaacactcggcaaattaagaattgaAAACataaaaaaaacagcaaaacattttttaaattctaggaacaactctccaactctaccctattaccttacccgttgccctatcatttgtcactattattttgaatcaaacttatatgttttgtaaatggtgagattcgaactcgcaacctctctctcgcgcataccctcctatgccactacactactacaccaattatgtttatattacgtttccattccccatgtactataacaaatcgagagtaatttgattatttaaggcactaaatgagttcatttgaaaatgtgactaactataaagttgcataactttttgagatctaaaagttttattttaatagtttctacatccgagatcgtttataaaatttgaattttaaatttaaaaacttcacacgaaattttcaatgataagatgatttcaaatcaaaaaattgtcaactacaaagtttcattacatttcaagacctacaacttttattttggtggtttttccatccgagacagtttgaaaattcaaatttcaaaattcaaacatagttttgcataacaagatgatttcaaactaaaacattgtcaactacaaagtttcataactcttcaatacctacaacttttatgttggtggtttttcctttcgaagtcgttttcaaaattcaaattttaaattttttaaattcagacgtagttttcgttgacaatatgacttcaaatgaaaaagttgtcaactataaacttttataacttctcaagatctataaagtttattttggttgtttgataatttgtttatctcagatgatggttctaacaatatgcacaaattctatacgtctctctcgtagtttcataaactacgagagagagatataggttttatgaacaaatttatttttattttgtcatatgaagaaatgttcaatatataaattgtacatcatgatgagttatacaaatttgtagttgaaaactttttcatttgaattaatttactactttaaaatgtgatttttaaattgtctttgcctagtgttggagaaaaaacactcggcaaagagctctttgccgagtgttgtatttgtgacactcggcaaagagccctttgccgagtgtcaaaaaaagacacttggcaaagaaactctttgccgagtgtcaaaaataaaacactcggcaaagagcttcttcgccgagtgttttcttttaccgagggttttttgcgtggcactcggcaaagagttctttgccgagtgcccgaaataaaacactcggcaaagaatatgacactcggcaaaaagctaAATTCTGGTAGTGATTGTCGTCTCAATCCATATAAATTTGTGGGAATTGATTGGGTTTAAATCATAAGCAAGTCAAAATTATTTTCCAATTTTTTCTAGTCCCATCCAATAATCCATATGTGAGATGGGAATTACCGAACAAGACCCGCTCAGTATTTTTCTGCGATAATAGCTGAAACATATAGAAAAGATGTTCATTATTACTTGAGAATATATACAAGCAAAATACAATACCATTTTAGAGTATCAGTACAACCCAAGAGGGAACATCTATCGGCGTACATGGCTATTTGCCGTTCTATACACTGGAGCAACAACATAATCGTACATTCATTTTTATTTTTATGACAATAATGCTTATATATAGAGTTCCATCAAGCTAGCATCCTATATGGCTGCTGGTATCATCGTCATGACCTGACCTTCAAGAAGACACTGTGGCTTTATATtattccaaaagcacataatataTCTAATAATTGCTTATAATTAAGCTTCGAGCCTCGTCATTCCGGAATTGGCTCCACGAACAGTAGCTGTATCATTTCCTTGAGTGCTTCTGAAGAAGTCAATGCGTCACGATCCCTGTACATATTATCCGTGGTTCTTGAGAAGTCAAACACTAGCTGTGGCACAACCTTTGGGAGCCCTTTCAGCGCAAGGGATTGCTCCAGCATATCCTTCCATGAATCTTCGATAAGCTCTTTTATCTTTTCACATGCATCATCCATTGTTATTCCATGCTCCTTCATGTAACAATGGACAGTGGACGGACTATGGTCTTTTGTTTGCTCACGCTGCGTCATTAATTAGTGAGAAGGAATTGTCAGGTGTGTGCATGCATGCTTGATTGCAGATGTAAACATATTATCATAAATACCACGAATGGAATCTACCGAATTCATTATACATGCCTGCCAAATCGACAGTGTTAAAAGGAACTCAAATATACAGATTTTGCACAAAGTAATACACTTTCTCGAACAAGCGCAATATTGTTCGTTTGGCTTTAATCCGTACCGGAGTATTTTTTTTCCCTATGTATTGTAGCTACAATAATTTAAACAGCCGGCTTTAATATAAAGCGAACACGCATAGCTTGTTTAAGGATAGAGAAATTCCACCTTGGTCGATTCGACATCGTTGGAGAGCCGTACAAATGAACCAAAAGTTCTTATAAATTGTGGAAAGCTCAAAGCCCACTCGAAGGTCTCCTTTGTTATCGACATATCACCCATCCCAGCATATGCAGAACATGTTAGAGCATTGGCTCCGATGGACTCTGCTGAAACCTTGAGGTGTTCACTCATTGTCGCCACATAATCctcatcacgccattttatttccTTGGTGTATAGCTCAACTAAACGCTCCATCTGTATGAAACACGGAAACGTACGTGTTACTTATGATCATGATATTGTTGCTGTCAGATATACTACCTCCATCCTCCAATAATCTGTCGTCCCttagtttatttttgaactaaaacataacaAGTAAAAAAGAACCGAGGGAACACGTAATATGCAATAACTCAAAAAAAAACACAAAGACTGTTTCCTTAAGTTCCACTGCTTGTAAAAAAACAATTCTGTTTTGATTTGCATCTTTATGAGCAATACAGTTACAAGGAAACAATTAATAGGAAATAAGGCATCTCATGAATAGCTAACTCAACACCACATGTATCCAAGCCATGGAATGGTTTTAATATTAAGATATTATATTTTTGTGTTTTTTCACGACTGTGGCATAATTCATTATAGAGCACAGTGTTTATTAATTTCTAGATGATTACAATGACTGTGTGTTCTTTGAGGATGCTCTCATGCACATATAAGGCACTCATAAGAGGGTATATAATATGTAGAATACTTGCCGCCTGTTTTAGGTAGAGCACACGGTAGCTCTTCTCTGGCCCTAAAGCATCCTCAAATGACTGAAATGTCTCCAACATCAATATGTAGAAATCCTTCATGTACTCTGGAAGGAGATGTATTGCACTTTCGTCCCATCTGCATTTTACAAAATGAGAACATTGTGTCCTATATAGTATTAAAGCTGCAGTATTCAAATATCAACGACTGATCTCTAACTTTCATTGAACAATATTATCATTTGAGGGTACATAAGTTTGTTTAATGCTTTCCTTACTTTACATATTGCattataaaaatatatttcaaTGATTTCTATGGTTAACATTTGTTCTACACCATGAACCTTTTGTCCCCTTTTATTTTACCGAAACCAATGTAAAATGATGCAAGAAGGCACATGCCTATGTGTACATCAGGCTTATATGCCTATGTGTTAAATAGTTAATACAAGTACTATTTCTAAAAcacaaactatatatatatatatctgacATGTGTGGTTTGCAAAAACCGTTACCTGCCAAACGCTTCAGCGAATTTCATGCAATCTTCAGTGGTACCATGTGTATCAAACATATCATCGATTATTGTAATAAGTCCCGTGATCTTTGTCAGTATAATTCGGGAAAGGGAGTATGGCGGATCATAGCATGCTCCATTCATCCAGAAATACTCCTCTACAATTCTATCTCTAACAAAGGTCAGCTTTGATTTGGCTATCATCTCGTTCCACCACCTACCACATGCATGTTCAGATAACAATTAATAAGCCAATTAAaacatgagagagagagagagcaccaTCAGTTAATTCGAAGTGAGAGATGAAAACAATCTTACGCTGAGCAATGCTTTAGCTCTTCACAGAAATCAAGTTGCTGAAGGTTAAAATTCAGTTTCGCAAGCTCCAATACGGCTTCGTTTCGCGTCGCCTCCGTTTCGTAAATGGGTATGTAGTTTCTCGCTTCTAGTATCCCAACCCTTCTGAAGAGAGGGGTACGAAGGGAAGAAGACACCTCCTTTGCAAATGGCGATTCTGGAAGAAGTCGTCCAAGGAGATCTTGGAGGCGGAGTCTAGTCGATGAAATCGCTTCGTCTAGTACCTCCTCTCCATGCTTCCACAGATATGCTGCGTTATATAAGCTTAACAAGCTTCTCGTGTCAGCAGCAGCACAGGCGAAGCCGCCTTCTTCTGTTTTGAAGCTCAGAAATACATCTGCAAAATTGGGTCATGACGAAGAATAGTAGTTATATTATATGTCCTGTTTCAAATTTAAAATATTTGTTTCAAATTTAAAATAGTGGAAGATATACGATGTTATATATATACCTGATGGCACATCGTAGCCGTTCTTTCGAAGAAGGTAGAACCGCTGCGAAACCAAGTTAAGATCTTTCACATTGTAATCGGAGTTGCTGTAAATTTGGTGCAGCAACTTGTCTATCTCGTTCTCGTAGTAGTAACCCAGTCCAAGTCTTTGCAATGTTAATATAAGATTCACTGTTTCTGGTAGTTGATCAGTCGTCGAGCCCTTCAAAACCTTCCTAACACGTTCTCTTAAAACCTCAGCTCGTTCTTTCATGTTTGCTCGCTGCAGAGGACaaagtatatatatataggtcAATTATTTCGTCACATATATTCCCAGATCAATGTTAGTTTCATCTACATATATATGCGAGCAAAGTTTATCCCCTGACGAAATTCTACTACCTGGGGTGCAGTTGGCGGCTGGTAGGTCAGGAAGAAACTGCCCCACAGGCTTGGGTGGAAGGTCGAAGAAGCCTTTGGCAGCTCCTCATCAGCTGCCTTGCTGGAACGATGTGCTGGAGGAGACGCCATGTTCTCGATCGGTTCCAGTCTAGCTAGTATTTTCTTGATGGTATTTCTGATCGATTTGTTGGTGCCTATATATGCGTTGCGTTGCAGAGGTATATATAGGCGATTCATGCATGCATGACGCCAAGCAATACTTGCTAAAAGCCAGGTACCTTTGTGACGATGACAGCGGTCTCTTCATGCCGCAGACGGCGTTTTTTCTTCTTTTTGCATGTGTAACGTTTTAAATGTTGCTCTGCCGGCTAACGATTCTTATTTATTTGGTCTAAGAGAATGAATATGTTCCAAGTGCTTATTATCAGAGGAAGATGACCTAAGTCCACACAGGAAAACAGAAGAAGTCTCGTTATGTCCAACGGCCGTAAGAGCAACtctaatagttatgtaaattttagctctctaaatcacagatttaagaagttCCTAAATAACTTTAggagtaaaaaaatgtgagttctctaatagttctctaaatataagttgtagttttgttttgtatctatccaCATAAAAAAATAAAGTCACAAATGTCATCAATTACCTTCATTATCTACATAATGCAATaaacatttttgtttagggagttgctaaatggttgccaaatgtagagagaaaataaGGTTAGACGagaagttgttaaatttagaaagtt harbors:
- the LOC103641226 gene encoding Inactive sesquithujene synthase (The RefSeq protein has 1 substitution compared to this genomic sequence) → MASPPAHRSSKAADEELPKVSSTFHPSLWGSFFLTYQPPTAPQRANMKERAEVLRERVRKVLKGSTTDQLPETVNLILTLQRLGLGYYYENEIDKLLHQIYSNSDYNVKDLNLVSQRFYLLRKNGYDVPSDVFLSFKTEEGGFACAAADTRSLLSLYNAAYLWKHGEEVLDEAISSTRLRLQDLLGRLLPESPFAKEVSSSLRTPLFRRVGILEARNYIPIYETEATRNEAVLELAKLNFNLQQLDFCEELKHCSAWWNEMIAKSKLTFVRDRIVEEYFWMNGACYDPPYSLSRIILTKITGLITIIDDMFDTHGTTEDCMKFAEAFGRWDESAIHLLPEYMKDFYILMLETFQSFEDALGPEKSYRVLYLKQAMERLVELYTKEIKWRDEDYVATMSEHLKVSAESIGANALTCSAYAGMGDMSITKETFEWALSFPQFIRTFGSFVRLSNDVESTKREQTKDHSPSTVHCYMKEHGITMDDACEKIKELIEDSWKDMLEQSLALKGLPKVVPQLVFDFSRTTDNMYRDRDALTSSEALKEMIQLLFVEPIPE